From one Micrococcales bacterium genomic stretch:
- the wecB gene encoding UDP-N-acetylglucosamine 2-epimerase (non-hydrolyzing) has translation MRTARTPTPRTCDVKVMTVVGTRPEIIRLAAVMRRLDATEGIEHVLVHTGQNWDRQLNGVFFDDLGLRLPDHVLDVDVSSLGATLGDILRKTEAVLDEEQPDAFLVLGDTNSALSLIMAKRKRIPTYHMEAGNRCFDANVPEETNRRLVDHTADFNLAYTEHARRNLLAEGLHPRRIIVTGSPMTEVLDQHAEAIAGSTALADLGVEAGQYFLVSAHREENVDSPDRLRSLLECLNAVAGEWGLPVLVSTHPRTRKRLQNVPDVSVSELVRFHEPFGFLDYNRLQMGARCVLSDSGTIAEESTILGFPAVTLRSSIERPEALDTGSITMTDLEPEAVLRGIRFAMSREDLPERPADYRITNTSERVVNFILSTAFQHEFWSGLR, from the coding sequence ATGCGAACAGCCCGGACACCTACCCCGAGGACGTGTGACGTGAAGGTCATGACCGTGGTCGGGACCCGGCCCGAGATCATCCGCCTGGCCGCCGTGATGCGCCGCCTGGATGCGACCGAGGGGATCGAGCACGTCCTGGTCCACACCGGGCAGAACTGGGACCGGCAGCTCAACGGGGTGTTCTTCGACGACCTGGGCTTGCGGCTGCCCGACCACGTGCTGGACGTCGATGTGTCGTCGCTGGGCGCGACGCTGGGGGACATCCTGCGCAAGACCGAGGCGGTGCTCGACGAGGAACAGCCCGACGCGTTCCTGGTGTTGGGCGACACCAACAGCGCGCTGTCTCTGATCATGGCCAAGCGCAAGCGCATCCCGACGTACCACATGGAGGCCGGCAACCGCTGCTTCGATGCCAACGTCCCGGAGGAGACCAACCGGCGGCTCGTGGACCACACCGCCGACTTCAACCTCGCCTACACCGAGCACGCCCGGCGCAACCTACTGGCCGAGGGTCTGCATCCGCGGCGGATCATCGTGACCGGGTCGCCGATGACAGAGGTACTCGACCAGCACGCAGAGGCCATCGCCGGGTCGACCGCGCTGGCGGACCTGGGAGTCGAGGCGGGCCAGTACTTCCTGGTCTCCGCGCACCGGGAGGAGAACGTCGACTCCCCCGACCGGCTGCGCAGCCTGCTCGAGTGCCTGAACGCGGTGGCCGGCGAGTGGGGCCTGCCGGTGCTGGTGTCCACCCACCCGCGCACCCGCAAGCGCCTGCAGAACGTCCCGGACGTGTCGGTGAGCGAGCTGGTGCGGTTCCACGAGCCGTTCGGATTCCTGGACTACAACCGGCTGCAGATGGGTGCACGGTGCGTGCTGTCCGACTCGGGCACGATCGCCGAGGAGTCGACGATCCTCGGGTTCCCGGCGGTGACGTTGCGGTCGTCGATCGAGCGGCCCGAGGCGCTGGACACCGGGTCCATCACCATGACCGACCTGGAACCGGAGGCGGTGCTGCGGGGGATCCGGTTCGCGATGTCGCGGGAGGACCTGCCGGAGCGGCCGGCGGACTACCGGATCACGAACACCTCCGAGCGGGTCGTGAACTTCATCCTGTCGACGGCGTTCCAGCACGAGTTCTGGTCGGGGTTGCGGTAG
- a CDS encoding capsular biosynthesis protein has product MSRPRIAVTGPEGFVAWHVRCAARARWSGDLIHVEAEFADPGVMDAALAGADAVIHLAGVNRAHDPAEIERVNPWLAEQLVASMQRTGRSIPVVYGNSIHSLGDSPFGEAKRRAADILRDGAPLVDVVMPNIFGEHGRPNYNSVVATFCHAVAAGETPVVVDDKELPLVHVGRIADVLLDQAAHPQPGTVEVPGRPTWVSEVAQRLTDIAADYRTGRLPDLSDPFTKELFNTYRSAAFPGQYPIRPVPSDDQRGRLVEAVKGAGGQAQVFYSTTNPGFTRGQHWHRHKVERFLVLAGQGEIRLRKLFTDEVVAFEVSGAEPAIVDMPTFWVHSITNTGSQPLVTLFFADEIYDANSPDTYPEDV; this is encoded by the coding sequence GTGAGCCGACCCCGGATCGCCGTCACCGGGCCAGAGGGCTTCGTGGCCTGGCACGTCCGCTGTGCGGCGCGGGCGCGGTGGAGCGGGGACCTGATCCACGTCGAGGCGGAGTTCGCCGATCCCGGCGTGATGGACGCTGCGCTGGCCGGGGCCGACGCCGTGATCCACCTGGCCGGAGTCAACCGCGCGCACGACCCGGCGGAGATCGAGCGAGTGAACCCGTGGCTGGCCGAGCAGTTGGTGGCCTCCATGCAGCGCACCGGCCGGTCCATCCCCGTGGTCTACGGAAACTCCATCCACTCCCTGGGCGACTCGCCCTTCGGGGAGGCGAAGCGTCGCGCGGCGGACATCCTGCGCGACGGCGCCCCGCTGGTAGACGTGGTGATGCCCAACATCTTCGGCGAGCATGGGCGCCCGAACTACAACTCCGTGGTCGCCACCTTCTGTCACGCCGTGGCCGCCGGGGAGACGCCGGTGGTGGTCGACGACAAGGAGTTGCCGCTGGTGCACGTGGGCCGGATCGCGGACGTGCTGCTCGACCAGGCGGCCCACCCGCAGCCCGGGACGGTGGAGGTGCCGGGGCGCCCGACGTGGGTGAGCGAGGTGGCGCAGCGGTTGACCGACATCGCCGCGGACTACCGCACCGGGCGGCTGCCCGACCTGTCCGACCCCTTCACCAAGGAACTGTTCAACACCTACCGCTCGGCGGCGTTCCCCGGGCAGTACCCCATCCGGCCGGTGCCGTCCGACGACCAGCGTGGTCGGCTGGTGGAGGCGGTGAAGGGAGCCGGCGGGCAGGCCCAGGTCTTCTACTCCACGACCAACCCTGGCTTCACCCGCGGGCAGCACTGGCACCGGCACAAGGTCGAGCGGTTCCTGGTGCTCGCCGGGCAGGGCGAGATCCGGCTGCGGAAGTTGTTCACCGACGAAGTGGTCGCGTTCGAGGTCAGCGGGGCCGAGCCGGCGATCGTGGACATGCCGACGTTCTGGGTCCACTCGATCACGAACACCGGGTCGCAGCCGCTGGTCACGCTGTTCTTCGCCGACGAGATCTACGATGCGAACAGCCCGGACACCTACCCCGAGGACGTGTGA
- a CDS encoding helix-turn-helix domain-containing protein — MRRNRRFSHYALRDARERAGWTRAQLGEQVGVSAATVKAWETGARAPKASTQLRVAQALGMGFEDLEQPGPAEAEDLRRLRETLGWTRGQAAGRLGIEPAVLARVEAGVELPPDPRRMARVYGVTAGELAAVWRRGGVRQGS, encoded by the coding sequence GTGCGACGCAACCGGCGGTTCAGCCACTACGCTCTGCGGGATGCCCGTGAGCGGGCCGGCTGGACCCGGGCCCAACTCGGCGAGCAGGTCGGGGTGTCCGCGGCCACGGTGAAGGCCTGGGAGACCGGTGCCCGGGCACCGAAAGCCTCCACCCAGTTGCGGGTGGCGCAGGCGCTGGGGATGGGGTTCGAGGACCTCGAGCAGCCCGGCCCGGCCGAGGCCGAGGACCTGCGGCGGTTGCGGGAGACCCTGGGCTGGACGCGGGGGCAGGCGGCTGGGCGGTTGGGCATCGAGCCCGCCGTGCTGGCGCGGGTGGAGGCCGGGGTTGAACTACCGCCGGATCCCCGCCGGATGGCCCGGGTGTACGGGGTGACCGCCGGGGAGTTGGCCGCGGTGTGGCGGCGGGGCGGGGTGAGGCAGGGGTCTTGA